The Lactuca sativa cultivar Salinas chromosome 2, Lsat_Salinas_v11, whole genome shotgun sequence genome includes a window with the following:
- the LOC111888027 gene encoding biotin synthase, mitochondrial translates to MILIRSIRPNRRAFSSMLDLQPRSLHFSSSAAAVEAERTIREGPRTDWKKEEIKSVYDSPLLDLLFHGAQVHRHAQNFREVQQCTLLSIKTGGCSEDCSYCPQSSRYDTGLKAQKLMNKDAVLEAAQKAKEAGSTRFCMGAAWRDTIGRKTNFKQILEYVKEIRGMGMEVCCTLGMIEKQQALELKKAGLTAYNHNLDTSREYYPNVITTRTYDERLETIKHVREAGINVCSGGIIGLGEAEEDRIGLLHTLATLPSHPESVPINALVAVKGTPLEDQKAVEIWEMLRMIATARITMPKAMVRLSAGRVKFSVPEQALCFLAGANSIFTGEKLLTTPNNDFDADQSMFKLLGLIPKPPTFSHDDSQEQPLLQEALSSSG, encoded by the exons ATGATTCTAATCAGGTCGATTCGTCCAAATCGACGAGCTTTTTCATCAATGTTGGATCTGCAACCGCGCTCCCTGCACTTCTCCTCGTCGGCGGCGGCTGTGGAAGCGGAGCGAACGATACGAGAAGGTCCGAGAACTGATTGGAAAAAAGAAGAGATTAAGTCCGTTTACGATTCTCCTCTTCTCGACCTTCTCTTTCATGGA GCTCAAGTTCATAGACATGCTCAAAACTTCAGGGAGGTTCAGCAATGTACACTTCTGTCCATAAAAACCGGCGGATGCAGTGAGGATTGTTCATATTGCCCCCAATCTTCTAGATACGACACAGGATTGAAAGCGCAAAAGCTCATGAACAAAGACGCTGTTCTGGAAGCAGCACAAAAG GCAAAAGAGGCTGGAAGCACTCGATTTTGCATGGGTGCAGCATGGAGAGACACCATAGGAAGGAAAACCAACTTCAAACAGATTCTTGAATATGTGAAAGAAATAAG GGGTATGGGAATGGAGGTGTGTTGTACTTTAGGAATGATAGAAAAGCAACAAGCTTTAGAACTGAAGAAAGCAGGGCTTACAGCATACAACCATAATCTTGATACATCAAGAGAGTATTACCCTAATGTGATTACAACAAGAACATATGATGAACGATTGGAAACCATCAAGCATGTTCGTGAAGCAGGGATTAATGTTtgttcag gAGGAATAATAGGGCTTGGTGAAGCTGAAGAGGATAGGATTGGTTTGTTGCATACATTGGCTACACTTCCTTCTCACCCTGAAAGTGTTCCAATTAATGCACTTGTTGCTGTAAAAGGCACACCTTTAGAAGATCAAAAG GCGGTTGAAATATGGGAGATGTTACGGATGATAGCAACAGCGCGTATCACGATGCCAAAAGCAATGGTGAGATTATCTGCGGGAAGAGTAAAGTTTTCGGTTCCAGAACAAGCTTTGTGTTTTCTTGCTGGagcaaactccattttcactGGTGAAAAGCTTTTGACAACTCCAAATAATGACTTTGATGCTGACCAGTCAATGTTTAAGCTCCTTGGTCTGATCCCAAAACCCCCCACCTTCTCACATGATGATTCACAAGAACAACCTCTTCTTCAGGAAGCTCTTTCTAGTTCTGGTTGA